aatgtctcCAGTGACCCTGGAGGAGCTTTGTTAAgtctgtgatgatgtcatccgGGGTTATCTCAGTCTGGGTTTAAAGATGGCCCGTTGAAAACAAAAAGCCAGTGTTATAATCTGCGGGAATGGAGTTTGAGAGACGTGAGCGTTCATTAGTCAGGGATGGTTGAGGAACGCTGTTcgttgcattttgtgaaatctTAATATCTGAAGATATATAAGTACTGTGTAAGTAATGATTTATAGTTCAACACTGGTTTTCCTGCATTGACAGCACCTCCACACCACCAGACAGATGCATAGGGCTTTAATTATATTCCCAACGGCAACTGTGTTCACTTCTTTAGATGTGTGTTGcttgaaataagaaaataacatcCTTTTTAAAACTTGCTTCACATTGAATCACTTTCAGCAAAATATACCAGCTTTAGAAATTAGTAGAACACAtaagctgaccaatcacagttccATGTGGTCATCTCCATGGTCACTGTTGTCCTGACGTGTATTTAATTTTTGAGAAAGCACACATCAGCCCTGATTGTTTGATGTGAGTTGCCAAGTTCTGGAGATATTGGCTGTAGAGAGGCTGCCTTCTCTCTAATATAATGGAACTAGATGGCACTCGGCTTGTGTTGCTCACGGTGCTAAAAAAATAgatttgaaaaactgaaaaacagtaaTGTCTTTTTGCCGAAATCATGACCTGGTAACTCAAGATAATCTTCAGACCTTGTTGTTAGTAGTTTCATGTAGGAACTATTGTCTTTCTACTGAACTACACCAGCCAACCATATCAATGGGCAGAAGGAAGCGTGCATGTCCTCATGGATGAGAGGATCCCATGACTGACAGCATGGGATGTAAACATTAATGGCATCCTTCTCGGATCTCTACAAGCTAGCAAAGTCAGACAAGGGTTAGGAGAGTAGATGCATGCCTCCTTCTGTGCAGTGATGTGGTTGGCgtgtggaaagaaaaaagttcCCACATGAAACTGCTTAAAACAATGTGTGTGGattaagaaatgaaaaatgtacttaattgCAAGAGCAGCTCATAGCAAAGCAGTCTAGATGGACAAAAAGCAAGCACTACAggtgagagggaaaaaatgcaGTTTGCATTTTGGGGTGAATTGTCCCTTTAACCCCTGAATGCACCACTATAAATATTGCTTCTAGCGTCGGCTGATCAGGTTTTAACTTTCTCAAGTCCCCCAAATGGCAATGGAAGTGCAACATTAAATCAATGGAGCACCACTTTAAACTGATGAATCTTGCAATGGTTGTGTAACTTTGGCAAAACCTAATACAGACTGGATGCTCACTGTTACACAACTCATAAAAGCAAGTTTCATGAGTTCACCCATAGATTTccaagaaatggaaaaacaatggCACCtcagaacagaaagaaaaatacttttaaaaaccaaaaaactcCCAAGTATGTAAAAGGTCAGCAAACATGTTGTgtagaaaacacactgacaaagtgctttaaagCAGATATACATTATCTTCTCTGtggtttcctctctgtcttgcaGTTTCTTTCGCTTTCTTTCACACTCAAAGCCTCTGAATTAATGCATCTGCAGAGTTTGTCTGCCTTTGAAAAgaacatatactgtatgatcTCAGTGCATACATTATTCTTTAAGAGTGACCTGCTTGAACTTGAATTTATTAAATAATACCAGCAGAGTGCGAAGAGAATTGGCTCTTTAAATCCAACTGCAAGGATGAAATGCTACATTTGTCATAATGAGAGGGTCACAAGGTTGCTTCTCAAAGGCCTCAGAAGTTTAAAGGTCGACCTGTACAGGCTGTAGTACAGAGaagagcacgcacacacacagataacctgtcacctgtgtgtgatttttgcTGTATTAGTGTGACTGACAGCCAGAAATAGGGCAGAGGACTGAGAAGAAAttcattctttctgttttccGACAGCAAATTCCTGCAGTTCCTGCTCCTCGCTCACCACTGTCTTTTTTCTcacactctttttttccctttctgacttttttcacaaaaataaacagcactTTTAACAGGTGTTTTGAGAGTAACATTGTATTTTTTGCCACAAATagaacagatacacacatatttCCTTATAGGTACACACAAattgaatcacacacacacacacaaatgcccTGTGgtcaggaagcagcagcaggggggGAAGTGATTTCGGAGGCTGAACCAgatgctgcagagctctgcTTTGGAAACATCTCTGGCCACCAAAAACTAAatcatttctccttttctcttctttatgACAGCctgattatttatttcatctctctgtctttgaccCTCTCCCACACTCGTCCCTGCATCTCTGTGTCTATTTCtagcagagagaatgaaatATGTGGTaagagggaaaacacatttatcagtTATGTCATCTTAGGAAGTGGAAGAAATCTGTCCTCTGCTTGTTTCTCTATTGGTAAACAAGTCTGACAGTATGTAGATTTATTAGTTCTGTTATGCAAAGAGGATTTTGGCAAACGCCAGGAAATTGTTATCAGGTGCTCGTCCTGCCAGACACAGAGTTAGAGAGGGAAGTCACCGCTCCACGGAGAGAATAACAGGAACTGTTAAATTTCATGTCAGGTTTACTCTGAGTTTTGTTTCAGTTGAAAGTGACTGCTACTGCAATTAAACTGTAAGATAGGGATTATATGCAAAAAATGTGCGTAATATTGGATGAAGTCTGGGCAGGGTGTTTTGGTAAGGTGCCAAATGTAAAGTCACACATTCAAACAATGTCTTTTCCTTTCTATTTGGGTGTACTGGAAATTATTATCTCATCAACAAAGTGTTCTGTATGATATTCAgataatacagaaataaattgGAATTCAAGTGGAAAAATTTCCTGGGGtaactgtttcactgttttaacaaaagtctgcagccatgctagccacactctgtgaggctgatgggaagtcattagctttgcaggcatttggtcataaaccaaagtggACAAATTGAAAATTTTACCTGATGATGGTGATAGAGGAAACTTCTGGGGACCATCAAAactattacaattcatcctgcCAGTGACATGAATTTCTCTGCAAAATTTCAGGGCAGTCCATTGAATAACTGTTTAGATATTTCAGCGTATgttaacctcatggtggcaccgCAGAAGAAGTTTAGTTATTACAAAAAAACCCCGGCACACATTGGTTAGAAAACATTGATGTCTGTATGAAATTTTGAGATATGTCACTGCATAAGTGAAAACTGATCAGTAATGTTAAGATTTACTTACATGACACCATGAATGTCTCTACAGAAtatcatggcaatccatccaatagttgttgagatatttatttttactaGACTAGACTGGATAAAAACTCTTAGGAAACTGTGCAATATTGCTGGCAAAAATCTATTTAGTTTAATGGAAATGCATAATATTTATTCTATGGATTTCTTAATCAAACCAGACTACAAAAACATTGGGCAAGCTGTGTagaacatcaataaaacagaatgtgataacttgctaatcctttttgagaTAAACTCAGTTtaaaacagtataaagacaaCATGTtcaatgttttacctcatcagcatGGTATTACAAGAACtactgttttacacagtgtgtaATGGAAATATAAATATCACACATCAAATACATGCTTTTTCAATAAATACTTTGAACATAAGCATCATGTGGAAACAAGTACGGTAACACAAAGCAGGAAATTACAGACGCCTGTTTAGACATCCCACCACCAATAAAGTCAAACATGATTATTTAGTTGCCTGTGTTCCCGTGCTGCAGCCATGCCCATCCCCACGGGGAGTCAGAAAACCAGGGCTGAATCAACTCATTCATTCCCGGTGGGACGCAGTGGTTTGACTGTGAGTCTCTGCTCATAAATCTCCAGCACACCAGCCTCCTTTCAGTGGTGCATCTTTCTCTTCTAACTTAACAACAGGGATTCACTGCTTTGCCACAGAGGATCTGCAcctctgttgtttctgtgacacatttggttattgttttttaaagtaacACGTCTCAGCAATGTCACAGGGAAGAAATACAGCGCCGTCAAATACAGATATGCGTTGTTACTGTGTCATTAtcatgtataaaaaaaaaagcatactgcattttatatatttgtaatgTGCTGTCAGTCGGTTGATCAATAGAATGTGAATTGACAGCAGTAATGAATTATATTATTAAGAGTAgttcattatttatttgcacTCTTGCTGAGAGTCAAATGAGAAGCTCAAAAGCACGCTCATATCTGTatgctgaatatgaagctaaaACCAGGACTGTGTTaccttagtttagcataaagactggaaacaggggaaagaGCTAGCCATAGCTAAGGTTGatctgcacaaaaactgaaatgcaaaaatgacagtTGATGCATAGGAAGTTATGATCTGGACTATTTGTTAGCTGGTTGCTTCCCCTTAACTCCCACAAAACTACATATATTATCATGCATGTCAGGTAAGTCTCAGGCTACaagcagtcagttagcttagctttgtctaagctggcctggctctgtccaaacaacagtagtttttacattttgtcacacaataatgtgttaatcagtgagctttaggtagtggtaggtggatttttttaTAGCTTTGGACAAGGCTGTttgcccctgtttccagtcattatgctaaaCAAGCTAACTGCCTGTTGGTTGTAGCtttaaatcatttatcaagcaagACATTCAGAATTTTTGAGGATTTGCTGAATTCCTATGTTGTATGTTACTGAAAATTGAGTGTCCTTTGGTGAATGTCGTTGTTGATCTGACAAAGCTCTGCTGTCATTAATAGTATGTTGTTTGAGAATGAGTAACTTAGTGGTATTTGTTTTAAGCACGTTGATCTGCTTCTAGCTGAGTCTAATTATAGTAAAAAACGCAAAGTACTGCATTTGTTCCCCAGTTAAAAGGCAAATTGACTTCTGCAATGTCAGAACTAAGTGTGGGCCTTCATTTGTGTGAATAGTTTGTGGTCACTTTAACTGGCATTAGTGTAGTTTGTTACAGGAAGTCATGTAACCAGGAAAGTCAAAGTCATTTCGGAGGAGTGATGTAATTATTTAAAGGTTCCCAGCTTGTGATCACATGGATGCAAGAGTAATGAGAGGCGCTTATGAACTAACCAGAGAAAGTTATAAACCTCCACCACACCAATAATGTCATGGCATATTTTTCTAAGGATTTATGGACTATAATGACATCATAAGGATTTTTCTGTAATTGAAAGGATGATACCCCATCACAGCGGCCATATTTTGCTCTCCAGCTCTCACTCACCCACTTTTCCCAGAGCACCCTTTCCTCAAACATTTTCTAGGTCGGCAGTGGAGGTCCTGTTGGAGAGACGCCCTGTCTCTACTGATTCAGCGTCTGTTAGAGCAcagtccagtattcactccTGCCATATACTAACCCTTTCATTAGGCTCGCCTTAATGCAGCCCAGTCAAAGAGCTGACTGTGTGGGCAGTCAAGAGAGACTGAGACTGATACACAGAGATACATTTACAGATATGTACAGTAAGTTAAACACTGAAACGCCAtcccacaaaaacacacgcacacacacacacacatacatatatatgcccatatttgaaaatgatcattatGATCACCTTTTTGGCTTGGGAGCCCTTAAAATGAAGCCATACTTGTGACCCTCATCACAGGTTATGGCCTGTGAGTGTTGGCATGATCGGTGAGCAATTCGACCATCGAGtgatttttccattttggaTTGTTTCATTCGAAAGATTTTGAAGGCCTGCACatactttaaaagaaaacaaaaatatcagaGAGAGATCAGAAAAAGAGGTAGGAGCcttcttagcttagcataaagacttgaaacaggtCATCAGCTATCATGGCTCtatccaaaggtaacaaaatccattatatgtagtttttacactttgatttTAGTACAAATTAAACTAAccagatataacatgttaattagttaGCTTTTGAGCTGTTTGAAGGTTTATTTTGTTACCCTCAGAAAGAGActtgctgtttccagtctttatgctaagctatgctaacatACAATGGGCTGTAGTCTTATATTTAAAGTAATAGTGTGACATGACTCATGGAGAATGACTTGCTTGCTTTctggcagagagttagatgagaaaatgtaTACACTACCACTCACATCCCAGTCCATTAAATGAAGGGCTATAGTCAGGAGTCGGTAAGCTTATCTTAgtgtaaagactggaaataagGAGAAAAGCCATTGTGGCTCTGTTTGAAGGTAATTACAAATTTTGTCCTGAGTcagtttttacacttcagtgtTTATATGGATTAGCCAGACTAGCTTTTTCACCTTGCTTCAAGTCCTCATGTTAGGTAAGTTAACATCTCATGGCTCTAACTTCATATCTGATGGAATTTAGCCTTTCTGATTTTTCTTGGCGCCCTTTGAGGGGTCCCAAAACCCCAGGATGGGAGACACTGATCTAGATGGCTACTcattaatgtctgttttaaactatacaaaaataaagcatATAAAGCTTCAAATCCAAATCAGTCTATTATCTATACCCGCGTATTCTTTGCAGGGTCATTGGGGAAACAGAAGGACCAAGAGGTTCGAACCCTGAGCTGAAAATAAACTATCAGAGAAACTTTATTTGGAAATGTTGCCTTTGACGCAATCCTTCAAACATCACATTATAAAAATGCTTCATGATGAATGCCATGGCTTTAAATAGGCAAGGATTTAATTTTGGGTCTCTCGAAAGAGATATTGTATCTCAAGACACACTGTGGTTGAATAAACCTAAATAAATAGAGAGCAGTCCAGCAGTatactgcatgtactgtatatactgcaGGTATAGATAGAATATATGGATATGTCccagtttattttctctgcaccCAGTGAGCACACATTCACAATATCACACATGCACTGTCATTTGAACACTTTTAAGTACACACCCTTGCACTCTTACTCTCACACATCAGTGACAACATTGTTTtccaggagctgcagccctgaagGAATGCTTGGTTTGGCGAAGGCAGTTAAACCCTTTGCCATCCTAAGCAGCCATGTGAAAGTGGCCTGGCATGTTTCTGACACAAATAATGTTGACGTGAGTTGGTGGAGGTCAAGATGTTAAGAATAATTGTCACTCTAATGACAAaccactctgtctctctctttctgtcattctgCTTTCTCTATCAGGATAACGACATGAGGAAACCACCGCTGACCAGCAAGGATTTACTTTCCCAAGAAACGTAGCATTTTTGCCCCATGCATCACCCTGCTTCATCCGGGCTGTTGTGGCTGCGTACTCGTGTTCCCAGACGTTTCCTTGAGaatctttctctgtgtttggtaacaggcaggcagacaggaagaggacatCATGGACTGACTGAGAGAGTCAGAGCACATGCAAACAGATGAGTCACATATGAGTGATAGATGATGTAACAATGTAATGATGTCTTCTAGCAGACCATGGAGCTTTTGATGCTCACACATTCACTTTGCCAATGACAAAACAAGCTACAGACTCAGGCAGTGGAGGGGCAATGACCTAATTTAGATCAAGTGACCTCATACTGATAAGTAGCCGGCCTCCTCACTGGGTGATGGAACATAATCACAAATGGACTCTTATCAGCGTGGCTGGAGTGTGTGAGGTTACatgatatttctgtgtgtgtatgtgtgtgtggatgactGTGTAACTCAGTGAGTTTTGATGCTACATGCAGCAATGTTGCGGCGTGGTCTACTATCCAGGGTCTCTCGTGTTGGGGGCATGCTGGtactcctctgctgctccctgtcGCTGCTCTATGTGATGACCTGCAGTCCGCCGCATTCTGACGACCCTCCACTGAGTCATGCTCTGCCCCGTCCTGGACCCATCCACCCCAGCTTGGGGGGTACAGGGCCAGGGATtggagcaggagcaggtggGACTGGAGGAGCCCGAGCTGGGCCTGCTCAAAGCGGTGGATCCCCCGGTGTTCAGTCTTATCAGGTGCTACTCCAAGAACGCGAGGAGCAGCACCGCCTCCACATCTCGTCCTTGAAGAAGCAGATAGCTCAGCTCAAGGAGGCTTTGCAGGAGCGTAGCCAGCAGCTGAAAGGAGTACAGGAGAGCCTGAagagagctgctggaggccCAGCAGACGgacaggaagcaggggctggTTTGCAGGGTGGTGGTCTTGGGGAGGCCCAGGGACCAAAAAGCCAGCAGGCGGACCTCCAGGAGTTCCTGCGGAGCCAGCTGTCGAAGGCCGAGGTGACCGCCGGCGCCAGGTTGCCCAGTGAGTACGCAGTGGTGCCCTTTGAGAGTTTCACCCTACAGAGAGTGTACCAGCTGGAGATGGGGCTGACGCGTCACCCCGAGGAGAAGCCTGTGAGGAAGGACAAGAGAGAGGAGCTGGGAGAGGTGCTGGAGACTGCCCTGCACAGCCTCAACACGCCATCATCCCAGCAAGACAGCAGGAGTGCGGCTGAAAGGTCCCAAACAAGCAAAGTGTACTCACCGTCTGACTTCGTAGAAGGTATTTTTTCCAAGAAGTTAGATTTATATACCACTTATTTGCAAAAGTAGAAATGTCTTGAAGGTATTGCAATGCCACCTGGATTAAGTTTTCTGTAagcataatgaggaaatgttaattaTCATATCTGGCAACCCACAAAATGTTGATCTTCCACAAAATATTTACTGAcaatgtttttaacatttccCACCAAAACATCCAATCTTGCAGTATAATATATCTTATAGCAACTACAGCAACTGTGTTACGGTTATGTTTAGTCGAGGAAAAGATTGTGCTCTggtttaatggaaaaaaaaagtccacagTAACTTGAAGCAATGTTTATTAACGTTTAACTGAAACCGTGATCTGTCCCTAAATTGAACTAAATTTCTTACATTGCATAAACCTAACCGAGGTTCATCACAAGATGAGTATGGATGTTTATGTTGGAATGTGCATAGCTCTGAAAAGAAGTATGTTAACAGCAAACTCACTCTCTGCATCAGCCTTGTAGATAATAGCGTAACGTTTGTCACAGCATAATTGGGAAAACAAATTAGCactatataaatgtaatttcctgGAGACAGGGTTGCATACACTATACTTCACTTTCTTCTTCAAGCTGGCTTACtttgatcttttattttgtgtacaTGAATCCCTGGAAGGTcagaaatatgtgtgtttgtgtgcaaccAGGATATCCTCCTAGTTTGTTCTGCACAGCTCTGCTCACCACCTCAGGAAATGAACACAGCTGTTCCTCGTTCACATGGAACATCTTTTCTAACatggtatttgtgtgtgagtgtgtttgtgtgtgtgtgtgtgatctacTCTGTGAAGGTCACCATCTTCAGTGCGTGAGTGGGTGGAGGTTTTAAAGTGAGTAATAGGGGCACCTGGCTTGGAGGAAATGAGCCATAGGTCACTACATAGTGCTTCCCGCATATGTATGGGCTTGTGTAGTCCTGTGTAATCTATGTATGTGACAGCAATTTTAATAGATGTGCatacatttgtgtgtatttgcgtgtATTCGCATAAACAGCCTCTACAGTTCCTCAACAAGACAGCAGGAGAGTGCAGCTTGCTTTTAATGAAATAGCGACTACCTCCTGCTCATATTTTGCCCCTAATGCTCCTTAATGGACTCCGATTGTAAGCACATCTTGAACAAGCAGGGATTTATCCAACCAGCCAGACAAGTGAAAGGCAGTCTAGATTACTAGACTGACAAAAGCATCTTCAGGGAGCTTTCAGGGCTGCATTAGCCAGCAAGTGAGCtgaaactgcacacaaacagtggAGGTATGCAAAGAGAACTCGCCAGACACGGAGTTCTGTCCTTAGAAAGGGACCGAAAAAGTGCACTTAGACggaaagacagagacaggaagtgaaggcaTTTAGTCTAAATTGCTCTGCGTATTTACTAAATGAAAGCTTATCGAGTCTCTTTGGGAAATGAGGCCTCCCATTACAGGAAGCTGGCCAACTTAAGGGGAAGGCCTTAATTTCAAGACGCTATCAGACTGTAAATCTTCTTCGCAGACatctttctgttcttcttttctattttctgacttgctcttcactttctctttatTATTTAGTTCCCTCTACTATGTGTCagtcagctttttttctgtcatcccAGCTCTCTTTGAAGGCAATGTCTCTGTTCCAGTgatgtgttttcttcctctttttccctaTTCCTTTTCACTCTGGTTTCACTTCTCACTTTCTGCATtccatttcctctttttgtctACCTCCACAGACCTCAATGGGTCTATTAGCAAGTAATAATCCTTGTAATAGCAGAGTAATTAAAAAACATCTCTCTGGAGGAACAAGCTGACCTAAGGCCTGCAACAAGAAACTGGTGTGGATGACCAGAATAGCCTCtttttcagtgtatgtgtgctggGGGTGTGCTACATGTATATGTACAGTTATGGCTCTTtgcccagcagcagctgattgcATGGATAATAACTCCCGTGGCCTCATATGCCCCCCCTTCTTTCcccacatatacacacagtatcAGTCCGTCACTAAGAATTGTTTACAAAGAAATAACGATGAAGCTGATGCTAAAAATGATGTTcacttaaaaaatgtttatttttcagacaatCTAAGATTAGATGTTAAAACTAACAGGGAAAACATGATCCTTGGCATTTAGAAACACAGACATCTCAAGGGACTTTAACAAAACTGCACCCtggagaaaacaagaaaaacgaCACAGAGGAACAACATGCGCagtaaaaaaatgacattaaaactcacagtcacatttacattttgtccTGTATTCACAtatgaaaaccacaaatataAATTTTACACTTCAGGTTTCGGACAGATTAAACGAGATATAACGTGTTAAAACAGGGAGGTGCTGctaggcagattttttttagccacactagcaaTTAACATGGATGTCttgtcatgaaattttgtaTAGACATTCATTGTCCCCAGATGATcaatcctactgactttggtgatcccctgactttacCTCTAGCACCACCTTCGGGTTGACATTGACCATGTTAACATTTAGTTCAAAGCAGTTTTCACAGAGTCGCTAGCATGACTGTAAACCCTCAGTCTTGTTTTATCTTCGGACAGAGCCAAACTAGCTGTTTCCGCCTGCTCCAAGTCTTTATGCTCATCTCATCAATTTTGGGCAGTAAATCAAATAAGAATATAGTTTTAAATAGgcttatatactgtataatactATTGGACATAAATACCCAGACTGGTTATCATGAAAAAGTATGCACAgtcgctgtgtgtttgtttggtcatCACTCTTaacttcatgtctctgtgtctgaCCCATCAGGTATCACACgtacagagaaagacaaagggaCGCTGTACGAGCTGACATTCAGAGGGGAGTCCAGTAATGAATTCAGGCGTCTGGTCCTCTTCCGTCCTTTTGGACCACTGTTGAAGGTGAAAAACGAGAGGGTGGACACAGTCAACGTCCCAATCAACATCATCGTCCCGCTGTCCAGACGCACAGACAAGTTCAAACAGTTCATGCACAACTTCAGGTGGGACTCAGCAATTAAGCCTCTAGCGACGTTTTTGAGTTGTTTA
The Chelmon rostratus isolate fCheRos1 chromosome 19, fCheRos1.pri, whole genome shotgun sequence DNA segment above includes these coding regions:
- the csgalnact1a gene encoding chondroitin sulfate N-acetylgalactosaminyltransferase 1, producing MLHAAMLRRGLLSRVSRVGGMLVLLCCSLSLLYVMTCSPPHSDDPPLSHALPRPGPIHPSLGGTGPGIGAGAGGTGGARAGPAQSGGSPGVQSYQVLLQEREEQHRLHISSLKKQIAQLKEALQERSQQLKGVQESLKRAAGGPADGQEAGAGLQGGGLGEAQGPKSQQADLQEFLRSQLSKAEVTAGARLPSEYAVVPFESFTLQRVYQLEMGLTRHPEEKPVRKDKREELGEVLETALHSLNTPSSQQDSRSAAERSQTSKVYSPSDFVEGITRTEKDKGTLYELTFRGESSNEFRRLVLFRPFGPLLKVKNERVDTVNVPINIIVPLSRRTDKFKQFMHNFREVCLRQDGRVHLTVVYFGKEQMSEVRSTLENTSREVNFKNYTLLQLDEEFSRGRGLDVGARAWKGGNVLLFFCDVDIYFTADFLNTCRLNTQPGKKVFYPVLFSQYNPTLIYGSPEHIPPVEQQLVIKKDTGFWRDFGFGMTCQYRSDFINIGGFDIDIKGWGGEDVHLYRKYLHSNLLVVRAPSRGLFHLWHEKHCADELPPDQYRMCMQSKAMNEASHGQLGMLFFRHEIEAHLRKQKQQQNSNPKKT